The following proteins come from a genomic window of Gossypium raimondii isolate GPD5lz chromosome 5, ASM2569854v1, whole genome shotgun sequence:
- the LOC105768432 gene encoding putative disease resistance RPP13-like protein 1 — protein MSVFGEAALSAFLELLSAKLLDSVLNFVADHRQLHHQLKLWQSIFPEIKAVLNHAEEKQIKDEGVKNWLGDLQDLAYDVDDIFDEFAYQELRLKLQKTQAQASSSKVRKLIPTCCTGGHFSPIAFMFNAKMISKIKAITDRLNSLNTRRSNLGLSEIMPQGATSKGKKPRLQPTSLMDGAVEYVGRANEKQEMLELLKSNNSDGVCVLSIVGMGGMGKTTLAQLVYNDPSIKESFDHKSWVCVSDDFDAVNITKTILRSLDADSHDENDLNLLQVKLKEKLSRKRMLLVLDDIWNESYSDWTILRAPFGAETKIIVTTRLQKVSSNVDSVKAFYLDKLSHHDCLSIFAQHALKARNFDGHLQFKEIGENIVRRCNGLPLAAKAIGSLLRTVTDHSEWEKVYESEIWDLPEDPCGLIPALRLSYHYLPPHLKRCFAYCSIFPKDYEFEEEEIIVLWRAEGFLQSKIKIQGKGLGNQYFQDLVSRSFFQRSIEDKSRFVMHDLMNDLAQSVAGEICCRVEGEKQQKFSHRSRHSAYVIDDRCQSVKKFEAFYQMTSLRTFLRLMAPSYEVFYLSNVVLEDLLPRLSYLRVLSLGGYEIYDLPDFFENLKHLRYLNFSRTRINRLPDSLCSLYHLETLILRDCSKLKNLPSKMGNLVNLHFLDIRGANSIERMPSGFDQLTQLQTLSNFVIGEGDGRLIRELKTLSNLRGNFCLSGLENVNGQDAREAKLNEKLGIDGLELQWGTALENNTRKTEVEERVLDFLHPPKRLEQLIIENYGGVKFSSWIADSSLKNLSSLKLRNCKNCKSLPSVGRLPLLKYLSIIGFDQVQKIGVELFGENQLNPFASLEILSFESLPNWKEWDTCEGDEKVLKLPSLRELSIINCPQLLGRLPTYLSSLQKLEIHGCTNLVVSISSFPSLCKFSIRGCAELVDDCSSPAKELSSLQTLSLSNISKFNIPADRTMLRFGNSEHFAIDGWEELASLSWYGFSLVGHRFISVSSCPQLQSLEAKEAELQPDKISCVESLRIYDCERLNRLPQVLHELTFLTDMEIRGCRGLVSFAENNLPPNLKKLTIDTCENLEYLVDEKEDNKSMSSTLCLLEELSIYKCPSLMSLSSKGRKNICNQLQLLYITDCSKLSCIFSNTKFPITLKHLRIGECPELEYIAQEFEETACLESILFFRSGIKSLPRGLDKLKQLQEICLHSCSNLFSFEESGMPSTSFRAFGVDGCGNFGALPKCMASITSLRRLRLRDCSADISFPSEGFPANLTSLTISNAPKIYRSLVEWGLNRLTSLQELTIGGGGCSNVVSFPEEGIGMMLPPSLTYIMLFGFENLEFMFSEGFQDLASLKGLDIDNCPKLTSLPKKDMLLSLGYLYISSCPLLKEECSSDKGREWSKISHIPLVAIDGKAVIPRESDSKMSRKICD, from the coding sequence ATGTCTGTCTTTGGAGAGGCTGCTCTTTCTGCCTTTTTGGAGCTGTTGTCTGCCAAGTTGCTTGACTCTGTACTCAACTTTGTGGCCGATCACCGGCAACTCCACCACCAACTCAAGCTGTGGCAATCCATATTCCCCGAGATCAAAGCAGTGTTGAACCATGCAGAGGAGAAGCAGATCAAGGACGAGGGTGTCAAGAATTGGTTGGGCGATCTCCAAGACTTAGCTTACGATGTGGATGACATCTTCGACGAGTTCGCTTACCAAGAGTTACGTCTCAAGCTCCAAAAAACTCAAGCACAAGCCAGCTCTAGTAAGGTACGGAAACTCATTCCAACCTGCTGTACTGGTGGTCATTTCTCTCCAATCGCTTTTATGTTCAATGCTAAGATGATTTCAAAGATAAAAGCAATCACCGATAGACTGAATAGTTTGAACACTCGAAGAAGTAATTTGGGGTTGAGTGAGATCATGCCTCAAGGCGCAACTTCCAAGGGAAAGAAACCCAGGCTGCAACCAACTTCCTTGATGGATGGAGCTGTGGAGTATGTTGGTAGAGCCAATGAGAAGCAAGAAATGCTTGAGTTGCTCAAAAGTAACAATTCCGATGGAGTTTGTGTCCTTTCCATCGTTGGCATGGGAGGGATGGGGAAAACAACTCTTGCTCAGCTTGTTTACAATGATCCCAGCATTAAGGAGTCTTTTGATCACAAGTCCTGGGTGTGCGTTTCTGATGACTTTGATGCTGTTAACATAACAAAGACGATTTTAAGATCCCTCGACGCTGACTCACATGATGAGAATGACTTGAACTTGCTTCAAGTCAAGTTGAAGGAGAAGTTATCCAGAAAAAGGATGTTGCTTGTTTTAGATGACATTTGGAACGAGAGTTACAGTGATTGGACCATCTTACGGGCTCCATTTGGAGCAGAAACCAAAATTATTGTAACAACTCGACTCCAAAAGGTTTCATCTAATGTCGATTCGGTGAAAGCGTTTTACTTGGATAAACTCTCGCATCATGATTGTTTATCCATATTTGCTCAGCATGCATTGAAAGCAAGAAACTTTGATGGGCATCTCCAATTTAAAGAAATTGGAGAGAACATAGTGAGAAGGTGCAACGGCTTACCTTTGGCAGCAAAAGCCATTGGAAGCTTATTACGCACAGTTACGGATCATAGTGAATGGGAAAAAGTATATGAGAGCGAGATATGGGACCTACCAGAAGATCCATGTGGCTTAATTCCAGCTTTGCGATTAAGCTACCATTATCTTCCTCCTCATTTGAAACGATGCTTTGCCTACTGCTCCATATTTCCTAAAGATTAtgaatttgaagaagaagagataaTCGTGTTATGGAGAGCAGAAGGTTTCTTgcaatcaaaaattaaaattcaaggcAAAGGTCTTGGAAACCAATATTTTCAAGATCTAGTGTCAAGGTCATTTTTTCAAAGATCTATTGAAGACAAATCCCGTTTCGTGATGCATGATCTTATGAATGATTTAGCTCAATCAGTTGCAGGAGAAATATGTTGCAGAGTGGAGGGTGAAAAGCAACAAAAGTTTTCGCATCGTTCTCGCCACTCAGCTTATGTTATCGATGATCGGTGTCAGAGTGTAAAGAAGTTTGAGGCATTTTATCAAATGACTTCTTTACGTACTTTCTTACGCTTAATGGCTCCAAGTTATGAGGTATTCTATTTATCTAACGTTGTCTTGGAGGATTTGTTGCCAAGACTTAGCTACTTAAGGGTTCTTTCTTTGGGTGGGTATGAGATCTATGATTTGCCCgacttttttgaaaatttaaaacatcTACGCTACTTAAATTTTTCTAGAACCAGAATCAATCGTTTACCTGATTCTTTGTGTAGTCTTTATCATTTGGAGACTTTAATATTAAGAGATTGTTCAAAGCTCAAAAATTTACCCTCGAAGATGGGAAACCTTGTCAACTTGCATTTTCTTGATATTAGAGGTGCGAATTCAATAGAAAGGATGCCCTCCGGATTTGATCAGCTAACTCAGCTTCAAACGTTGTCTAATTTTGTTATAGGGGAAGGTGATGGACGTCTTATTAGAGAATTGAAAACTTTGTCAAACCTTAGAGGTAATTTTTGTCTTTCTGGATTGGAGAATGTTAATGGTCAAGATGCGAGGGAAGCTAAGTTAAATGAGAAGCTAGGGATTGATGGGTTAGAACTACAATGGGGTACAGCCTTGGAGAATAATACAAGGAAAACAGAAGTTGAAGAGCGGGTGTTGGACTTTCTTCATCCTCCGAAAAGGCTTGAGCAACTCATCATTGAGAATTACGGGGGTGTAAAATTCTCATCTTGGATAGCTGATTCTTCCCTCAAGAATTTATCGTCTTTGAAGCTTCGCAATTGTAAAAACTGCAAGTCACTACCATCAGTTGGAAGGTTGCCATTGTTAAAATATCTTTCAATTATTGGTTTCGATCAAGTACAGAAGATTGGTGTTGAGCTCTTCGGAGAAAATCAATTGAATCCATTTGCATCATTAGAGATTCTGTCTTTTGAGAGTCTTCCAAATTGGAAGGAGTGGGACACTTGTGAAGGAGACGAGAAGGTTTTGAAACTCCCCAGCCTTCGTGAGCTTTCAATCATAAACTGTCCTCAATTGTTGGGAAGGTTGCCTACCTATCTTTCTTCCTTGcaaaaacttgaaattcatgGCTGTACGAATTTGGTAGTTTCAATATCAAGTTTCCCGTCACTGTGTAAATTCAGTATACGAGGGTGTGCAGAACTGGTGGATGATTGCTCTTCTCCTGCAAAGGAGCTTTCCTCTTTGCAAACTTTGTCTCTTTCTAACATTTCAAAGTTTAATATTCCAGCAGATAGGACAATGTTGAGGTTTGGAAACTCAGAACATTTTGCAATTGATGGTTGGGAGGAGTTGGCATCTCTATCATGGTATGGGTTTAGTTTAGttggacatcgtttcatttcCGTTTCGAGTTGTCCTCAACTGCAGTCTTTGGAAGCCAAGGAAGCCGAATTGCAACCTGACAAGATTTCATGTGTTGAATCTCTGCGGATATATGACTGTGAAAGGCTCAATAGACTGCCACAAGTCTTACATGAGCTCACATTCCTTACAGATATGGAAATTCGCGGTTGTCGAGGCTTGGTTTCTTTTGCAGAGAATAACTTACCTCCTAATTTAAAAAAGCTGACAATTGATACCTGTGAGAATTTGGAGTATTTGGTTGATGAAAAAGAAGATAATAAGAGTATGAGTAGTACCCTCTGTCTTCTTGAGGAGTTGTCTATCTATAAGTGTCCGTCTCTAATGTCTTTGTCATCGAAGGGGCGCAAAAATATTTGCAATCAGCTTCAACTTCTCTATATTACTGACTGCTCAAAACTGAGTTGCATATTTTCAAACACCAAGTTTCCCATAACGCTTAAACATTTGAGAATTGGAGAATGTCCGGAGTTGGAATACATAGCCCAAGAGTTTGAGGAAACCGCTTGTCTTGAATCTATTCTATTtttcagatctggaattaaatcTCTACCACGAGGACTAGACAAGCTCAAACAGCTCCAGGAGATTTGTTTGCATTCGTGttcaaatttgttttcttttgaagaAAGTGGGATGCCCAGCACCAGCTTCAGAGCTTTTGGAGTTGATGGTTGTGGAAATTTTGGAGCCCTTCCTAAGTGCATGGCCAGCATCACCTCCCTTCGACGATTAAGATTGCGCGACTGTTCGGCTGACATATCATTTCCATCGGAGGGATTCCCTGCCAATCTCACATCACTTACAATCTCAAACGCACCCAAGATTTATAGGTCACTTGTGGAATGGGGATTAAATAGACTCACCTCTCTTCAAGAATTGACCATCGGAGGTGGAGGATGCTCAAACGTGGTGTCATTCCCAGAAGAAGGGATTGGAATGATGCTGCCTCCTTCTCTCACCTATATCATGCTTTTCGGATTTGAGAACCTGGAATTCATGTTCTCCGAGGGCTTTCAAGACCTCGCCTCTCTTAAAGGATTGGACATCGATAATTGCCCCAAGCTAACATCTCTTCCAAAAAAAGACATGCTTCTCTCGCTtggatatttatatatttccaGTTGTCCGTTGCTGAAAGAAGAGTGCTCAAGCGATAAAGGACGAGAGTGGTCTAAGATTTCCCACATACCCCTTGTTGCAATTGATGGTAAAGCAGTCATCCCGAGGGAATCAGATTCAAAGATGAGCCGCAAAATCTGTGATTGA
- the LOC105767324 gene encoding uncharacterized protein LOC105767324, with protein sequence MTKAEVTLLHVAADVDVVAEKDNEKRYLLNSAKVSCVKVGSGSSDVDVNGNDSVNGVLVESDGNCIVEEDHEVKSESDSVTITMNQQEADKVDEKENETRYLLNGANTSSVKVGTGSTDVYVNVNGSDSVNGVVVESGDNCIVEEDHEVKSESDSVTITMNQQEADMVDEKENETRYLLNGANTSSVKVGTGSTDVYVNVNGSDSVNGVVVESGDNCIVEEDHEVKSESDSVTITMTQQEVDIVAEKENETRYLLIGANAICVKVSSGSSDVYVNGNDSVNGVVVESDGNCIVEEDHEVKSESDSVTITMNQQEADMVDEKENETRYLLNGANTSSVKVGTGSTDVYVNVNGSDSVNGVVVESGDNCIVEEDHEVKSESDSVTITMTQQEVDIVAEKENETRYLLIGANAICVKVSSGSSDVYVNGNDSVNGAVVESDGNCIVEEDHEVKSESDSVTITMNHQEADIVDEKENETRYLLNGANTSRVKVGTGSTDVYVNVNRSDPVNGVVVESGDNCIVEEDHKVTISMNKQEGEKPVEEKGGYVEEKSGDGDDCLAKQTVQDAAVVIDSSVLKSDSASDSSIVIDSSLKQSDGKVDCSVETDVNSIVIDSVTVDDDATHIEIKTDSDSSKSSTTVETDANFVVGSISFVVDVQSNQYNGNLADSEMGSQLVDKSLDVVSGLKSETNVSSDSISVVASNSSERTCGITNGGIEFSSFDDEAERKIPLNYMIRVPRNNDESLKVEIRLAQIKVDEKSRIREGIRNDMQSTRVTCKEYGNDFNAAVSQERKARDLHRSKCREIESMQSVLDIEDIDIKIRNMEWTIQHQTLPLKDEKKFISDIKQLKQTREKLSSTMSRQDENQQGLDRKERLKALNSLKKEADQLKANLKNAEAITKAAKRKYYEETEKLSELQYQLKAANDIQQEVYAQLQSLKKQSYEKSKHFWQYKDDLNKANELASKGDKVALQNFCSNQVEKFMDLWNNNDEFRKEYVRCNERSTLWRLRTLDGRALGPGEVPPVIPRALNGRAVVDHTMSGLTLEDRTQELVAVAKAEKVLAEKVVEQKKFMKSAPPESVSTTASNGDKIEEAEEEKPKRTKEEEESDRKAEELRKEEEAAKLKEQRRLEEIAKAKEALERKMRKAEKDEAREANRAAKKAEKKEKKREKRAKKKENRKAVATAGDTGIEDEALSACSTFETLVETSKEIENKEKPIAATTERPQKASKFVKQTKVTSIPPPIRNRGKQKRRPWMRVILTFLVILALFFLGNYI encoded by the exons ATGACGAAAGCGGAGGTGACGTTGTTGCATGTAGCCGCGGACGTGGATGTTGTAGCTGAGAAAGACAATGAAAAGAGATATCTTCTCAATAGCGCCAAAGTGAGTTGCGTTAAGGTTGGCTCCGGCAGCTCGGATGTCGATGTTAATGGAAACGACTCCGTTAATGGAGTTCTAGTGGAATCGGATGGCAATTGCATTGTCGAAGAAGACCACGAAGTGAAATCCGAATCTGATTCGGTCACTATTACTATGAATCAGCAGGAGGCGGATAAGGTAGATGAGAAAGAGAATGAAACGAGATATCTTCTCAATGGCGCCAACACGAGTAGCGTTAAGGTTGGCACCGGCAGCACGGATGTTTATGTTAACGTAAATGGAAGCGACTCCGTTAATGGAGTTGTTGTGGAATCGGGTGACAATTGCATTGTCGAAGAAGACCACGAAGTGAAATCCGAATCTGATTCGGTCACTATTACTATGAATCAGCAGGAGGCGGATATGGTAGATGAGAAAGAGAATGAAACGAGATATCTTCTCAATGGCGCCAACACGAGTAGCGTTAAGGTTGGCACCGGCAGCACGGATGTTTATGTTAACGTAAATGGAAGCGACTCCGTTAATGGAGTTGTTGTGGAATCGGGTGACAATTGCATTGTCGAAGAAGACCACGAAGTGAAATCCGAATCTGATTCGGTTACAATTACTATGACTCAGCAGGAGGTGGATATTGTAGCTGAGAAAGAGAATGAAACGAGATATCTTCTCATTGGCGCCAACGCGATTTGCGTTAAGGTTAGCTCCGGCAGCTCAGATGTTTATGTTAATGGAAACGACTCTGTTAATGGAGTTGTAGTGGAATCGGATGGCAATTGCATTGTCGAAGAAGACCACGAAGTGAAATCCGAATCTGATTCGGTCACTATTACTATGAATCAGCAGGAGGCGGATATGGTAGATGAGAAAGAGAATGAAACGAGATATCTTCTCAATGGCGCCAACACGAGTAGCGTTAAGGTTGGCACCGGCAGCACGGATGTTTATGTTAACGTAAATGGAAGCGACTCCGTTAATGGAGTTGTTGTGGAATCGGGTGACAATTGCATTGTCGAAGAAGACCACGAAGTGAAATCCGAATCTGATTCGGTTACAATTACTATGACTCAGCAGGAGGTGGATATTGTAGCTGAGAAAGAGAATGAAACGAGATATCTTCTCATTGGCGCCAACGCGATTTGCGTTAAGGTTAGCTCCGGCAGCTCAGATGTCTATGTTAATGGAAACGACTCCGTTAATGGAGCTGTAGTGGAATCAGATGGCAATTGCATTGTCGAAGAAGACCATGAAGTGAAATCCGAATCTGATTCGGTCACTATTACTATGAATCACCAGGAGGCGGATATAGTAGATGAGAAAGAGAATGAAACGAGATATCTTCTCAATGGCGCCAACACGAGTAGAGTTAAGGTTGGCACCGGCAGCACGGATGTTTATGTTAACGTAAATAGAAGCGACCCCGTTAATGGAGTTGTAGTGGAATCGGGTGACAATTGTATTGTCGAAGAAGACCACAAAGTTACTATCAGTATGAATAAGCAGGAGGGGGAGAAACCTGTTGAAGAAAAGGGAGGGTATGTTGAAGAAAAATCAGGGGATGGAGATGATTGTTTGGCTAAACAAACTGTTCAGGACGCTGCTGTTGTTATTGATTCCAGTGTTCTAAAGAGTGACAGTGCTTCGGATAGTTCCATAGTTATTGATTCCAGTCTTAAACAGAGTGATGGTAAAGTTGATTGTTCGGTTGAAACTGATGTTAATTCCATAGTTATTGATTCAGTTACTGTGGATGATGATGCTACACATATAGAAATCAAAACCGACAGTGATTCTAGTAAGTCTTCTACCACAGTAGAAACTGATGCAAACTTCGTTGTTGGTAGTATATCGTTTGTAGTTGATGTTCAAAGTAATCAATATAATGGTAATCTGGCTGATTCGGAGATGGGTTCGCAACTGGTTGATAAGTCTTTGGACGTGGTTTCGGGTTTGAAATCGGAAACAAATGTTAGTTCTGATTCTATATCGGTTGTAGCAAGTAATTCTTCAGAGAGAACTTGTGGTATCACGAACGGAGGAATTGAGTTTAGTAGTTTCGACGATGAGGCTGAAAGGAAAATACCGTTAAACTACATGATCAGGGTCCCGAGAAACAATGACGAAAGTTTAAAAGTAGAGATTAGACTTGCTCAAATTAAGGTTGATGAGAAAAGTCGAATTCGAGAAGGGATTCGAAACGATATGCAAAGCACGAGGGTTACTTGTAAGGAATATGGCAATGATTTTAATGCTGCTGTATCTCAAGAACGAAAGGCTCGAGACTTGCATAGGTCCAAATGTCGGGAAATAGAGTCGATGCAATCCGTGTTGGATATTGAAGATATTGATATCAAG ATACgaaacatggaatggacaataCAACACCAAACTCTACCACTAAAGgatgaaaagaaatttattagTGATATCAAGCAATTAAAGCAAACTCGTGAAAAGCTGTCATCTACCATGAGTAGACAGGACGAAAATCAACAAGGTTTGGACCGGAAAGAGCGTCTGAAGGCATTAAAT TCTTTAAAGAAGGAAGCTGACCAATTGAAAGCCAACCTCAAAAACGCTGAGGCGATCACTAAGGCAGCTAAGAGAAAATACTATGAGGAAACCGAAAAGTTAAGCGAATTGCAGTACCAGTTGAAAGCTGCAAATGACATCCAACAAGAAGTGTATGCGCAGTTGCAAAGTTTGAAGAAACAATCATATGAGAAG AGCAAACACTTCTGGCAGTACAAGGATGATTTAAATAAAGCGAATGAGTTAGCTTCGAAAGGGGATAAAGTAGCACTCCAAAATTTTTGTAGTAACCAG GTGGAGAAATTTATGGACTTGTGGAATAACAACGATGAATTCCGAAAAGAATATGTTAGATGCAATGAAAGGAGCACACTTTGGAGACTGAGGACATTAGATGGCCGTGCACTTGGTCCTGGTGAAGTGCCTCCTGTAATTCCTCGAGCACTAAATGGAAGAGCGGTCGTGGATCATACAATGTCCGGCTTAACTTTGGAAGATCGAACACAAGAGTTGGTGGCGGTGGCAAAAGCTGAAAAGGTACTTGCGGAAAAGGTTGTGGAGCAAAAGAAGTTTATGAAATCTGCTCCTCCAGAAAGTGTTTCAACAACTGCTTCTAATGGGGATAAAATCGAAGAGGCTGAAGAGGAGAAGCCGAAGAGAACAAAGGAGGAGGAGGAATCGGACAGGAAGGCAGAGGAATTGAGAAAGGAAGAGGAAGCGGCTAAATTAAAGGAGCAACGCCGGTTGGAGGAGATAGCTAAAGCTAAGGAAGCACTAGAAAGGAAGATGCGAAAGGCAGAGAAGGACGAAGCTCGAGAGGCTAACCGAGCTGCAAAAAAAgctgaaaagaaagaaaag aAACGAGAAAAGAGGGCTAAGAAGAAGGAAAACCGAAAAGCCGTCGCAACAGCTGGTGACACGGGCATTGAAGACGAAGCTCTATCCGCTTGTTCGACTTTTGAAACTCTTGTTGAAACTTCGAAAGAAATCGAAAACAAAGAGAAACCCATTGCGGCTACTACGGAAAGGCCTCAAAAGGCATCAAAGTTTGTGAAACAAACCAAAGTAACATCTATTCCCCCTCCTATTCGAAATCGGGGTAAGCAAAAGAGGCGGCCATGGATGCGGGTCATTTTAAcctttttggttattttggctttgttttttttaggaaattatATCTAA